In the Peptoclostridium acidaminophilum DSM 3953 genome, one interval contains:
- the recN gene encoding DNA repair protein RecN: MILELYVKNFILIDETRLRFENGLNILTGETGSGKSIILNALQLCMGEKWDKDYIRRGEKGSVVEATFHIEGMQLREEFSEMGFDCLDDGIVIITREIMADGKSISRINGRNVKVGLLRQMSGMIIDIHSQHESQELFNKERYVGYLDRYAGKQLAEVLYSYKRLYSEYRDIKGQISELAQGANELQAQRDMDLLRFQIKEIEDARIDKEELEQIEKELDMARNIENIQKKLTGCYSALYASEYNITDMISAVMRDMSEISDYDAKLGGFAASIEDVYYRIGDLSKDIRRYSEGISLDEERLSELDSRISEINNLKRKYGNTADEIINYLEEIRQRLSELENRDELSERLRLELTLKTEQLEELALVLSGLRKKAAEDFAHKLRMEYESLNSSYIDFAIEFSRKELLSETGRDDVAFMVSFNQGEKRMPVYKVASGGEISRFMLTLKNITTQFEPVETLVFDEIDTGISGIAAQVVGNKLKDISRIKQVICITHLPQIAVNSDAHFSIEKVAIGDAVVTRIEKLSLDGKINEIARLIGGMNITKTTLQNAKEILGVALDSQEAENGDNK, from the coding sequence ATGATCCTAGAACTCTATGTTAAGAATTTCATACTTATTGATGAGACAAGGCTGAGATTTGAAAATGGCCTTAACATTTTAACGGGCGAAACAGGTTCTGGAAAATCAATAATTCTCAATGCTCTCCAGCTTTGCATGGGAGAGAAGTGGGACAAGGATTATATCAGGAGAGGCGAGAAAGGCTCTGTCGTCGAGGCGACATTCCATATTGAAGGCATGCAGCTTAGGGAAGAGTTTTCTGAAATGGGATTCGATTGCCTTGATGATGGGATTGTAATAATTACCCGAGAAATAATGGCTGATGGCAAAAGCATCAGCAGGATAAACGGCAGGAATGTGAAGGTAGGGTTGCTGCGCCAGATGTCGGGCATGATTATAGACATACATTCGCAGCATGAAAGCCAGGAGCTTTTCAACAAGGAGCGGTATGTAGGGTATCTGGACAGGTATGCAGGCAAGCAGCTCGCAGAGGTGCTGTATTCATACAAGCGGCTTTACAGTGAGTACAGGGATATAAAAGGGCAAATCAGCGAGCTGGCACAAGGCGCTAACGAGCTCCAGGCACAAAGGGATATGGATCTGCTGAGATTTCAGATAAAAGAAATAGAGGATGCCAGAATAGACAAAGAAGAGCTCGAGCAGATTGAAAAAGAGCTTGATATGGCAAGAAACATCGAAAACATACAAAAGAAGCTCACGGGCTGCTACTCGGCACTATATGCATCTGAGTACAACATTACAGACATGATTTCAGCCGTAATGCGCGATATGAGCGAAATATCGGACTATGACGCGAAGCTCGGGGGCTTTGCAGCGAGTATAGAAGATGTCTATTACAGGATAGGCGATTTGTCAAAGGATATCAGGCGCTACAGCGAGGGAATAAGCCTTGACGAGGAAAGACTCAGCGAGTTGGACTCGCGAATATCGGAGATAAATAATCTCAAGCGAAAATATGGCAATACTGCTGATGAGATAATCAATTATCTGGAAGAAATCAGGCAAAGGCTCAGTGAACTTGAAAACAGAGACGAGCTCTCAGAGCGTCTAAGGCTTGAGCTGACCTTAAAAACGGAGCAGCTTGAAGAACTTGCACTTGTGCTGAGCGGTCTAAGAAAGAAGGCGGCAGAGGACTTTGCTCATAAGTTGCGTATGGAGTATGAGTCGCTCAACAGCAGCTATATTGATTTTGCGATAGAATTTTCAAGAAAAGAGCTGCTTTCTGAAACCGGCAGGGATGATGTGGCATTCATGGTATCGTTTAACCAGGGAGAAAAGCGCATGCCAGTTTACAAGGTGGCTTCGGGCGGTGAAATTTCGAGGTTCATGCTGACGCTAAAGAACATAACGACACAATTCGAGCCTGTAGAAACTCTTGTATTCGACGAAATTGACACGGGAATAAGCGGAATTGCAGCTCAGGTTGTCGGCAACAAGCTAAAGGATATCTCCAGGATCAAGCAGGTTATATGCATAACACACCTGCCTCAGATAGCCGTCAACTCTGATGCTCACTTTAGCATTGAGAAGGTAGCAATAGGCGATGCAGTAGTGACACGCATAGAAAAGCTGTCGCTGGATGGCAAGATAAACGAAATAGCCAGACTTATAGGCGGAATGAACATAACGAAGACGACGCTGCAAAATGCCAAAGAAATTCTGGGGGTAGCCTTGGATTCACAGGAGGCTGAAAATGGGGATAATAAATAG
- the argJ gene encoding bifunctional glutamate N-acetyltransferase/amino-acid acetyltransferase ArgJ, whose protein sequence is MEILTSKGVTAVPGFKASGIASGIKKSKKDMSVIYSSVPAVSAATFTSNVVKAAPVLFDMENIKNETAQAIIVNSGNANACTGEQGMANAKAMAEKTASCLGINAKNVLVASTGIIGIQLPMDTVLAGIEAACEAISEEGGSDAAQSIMTTDSFQKEIAVSVSVGGKKVTIGAMAKGSGMIHPNMGTMLSFIATDVSISKQMLSKALKDSVDDSYNMISVDGDTSTNDTAFVLANGLAGNETISSESSDYYEFKKALDYVNTELAKMIASDGEGATKLLETSIINAPSLETARLCARSVISSNLVKAAFFGNNTNWGRIMCSIGYSGADFNPDIVDIYFKNESGEIKIAENGMEVGFSEDDAQKILQGQYVNITVDLKAGEYSATAWGCDLSYDYVKVNAMYKS, encoded by the coding sequence ATGGAAATATTAACTAGCAAAGGTGTAACTGCCGTACCCGGATTCAAAGCCTCAGGAATAGCGAGCGGCATAAAAAAAAGCAAAAAGGACATGAGCGTAATATATAGCAGCGTTCCTGCGGTTTCTGCCGCGACATTCACATCCAACGTTGTCAAGGCAGCCCCGGTGCTTTTTGACATGGAAAATATAAAAAACGAAACTGCTCAGGCTATAATCGTAAACAGCGGAAATGCAAATGCGTGCACTGGCGAGCAAGGCATGGCCAACGCCAAGGCAATGGCGGAAAAAACAGCAAGCTGCCTTGGTATAAACGCCAAAAATGTACTCGTAGCCTCCACTGGGATAATAGGCATTCAGCTGCCTATGGATACTGTGCTTGCCGGCATTGAAGCTGCCTGCGAGGCCATTTCAGAGGAAGGCGGAAGCGATGCCGCCCAGTCTATAATGACTACAGATTCTTTCCAGAAAGAAATCGCCGTAAGTGTCAGCGTAGGTGGCAAGAAGGTAACTATAGGCGCCATGGCAAAGGGCTCTGGCATGATTCATCCAAACATGGGCACAATGCTCTCCTTCATAGCTACCGACGTGAGCATAAGCAAGCAGATGCTTTCTAAGGCGCTAAAGGACAGCGTTGACGATTCCTACAACATGATTTCAGTAGACGGTGATACAAGCACTAACGACACCGCATTCGTCCTTGCAAACGGCCTGGCAGGCAATGAGACAATCTCTTCAGAATCAAGCGATTATTACGAGTTCAAAAAAGCTCTTGACTATGTGAATACTGAGCTTGCAAAGATGATAGCCTCCGATGGCGAAGGCGCTACAAAGCTGCTTGAAACATCGATTATAAATGCTCCATCGCTTGAAACTGCAAGGCTTTGCGCAAGGTCTGTAATATCATCGAATCTGGTTAAGGCTGCGTTCTTCGGCAACAATACAAACTGGGGAAGGATAATGTGCTCCATAGGCTATTCAGGCGCCGATTTCAATCCTGACATAGTTGACATCTACTTCAAGAACGAGTCGGGCGAGATAAAGATAGCCGAGAACGGCATGGAGGTTGGATTTAGCGAGGATGACGCTCAAAAAATACTCCAGGGCCAGTATGTCAACATAACTGTGGACCTCAAAGCGGGAGAATATTCAGCCACGGCCTGGGGTTGCGACCTTAGCTATGACTACGTGAAGGTAAATGCGATGTACAAAAGCTAA
- the argB gene encoding acetylglutamate kinase: MDFSGGKVKVLTEALPYIKKFQDKIFVIKYGGSIMSNEEAKDAFIKDVALLKLVGINIVLVHGGGPDISGMLKKLNIQTEFVKGLRVTDQQTVEVVEMVLSGKVNKELASKLSSHGIKAVGISGRDSNIVTAKKKYLEDGDELIDIGFVGEVTGINKELLIDLIKADYLPVISPVGCDETGQIYNVNADYVAGAISSVLQAEKLILLTDVKGLYKDIQDESSFISEISIPRIVEYIKSGVIKGGMIPKMECCMQSIEEGTKNIHLVNGNVEHSLLLEIFTKAGIGTMVKGEE; this comes from the coding sequence ATGGATTTTTCTGGGGGCAAGGTTAAGGTACTTACCGAGGCGCTGCCATATATCAAGAAGTTCCAAGACAAAATATTCGTCATAAAATACGGCGGCAGCATAATGAGCAACGAGGAGGCAAAGGACGCATTCATAAAGGATGTGGCACTCCTTAAGCTTGTTGGCATAAACATCGTGCTTGTTCACGGAGGAGGCCCTGACATATCGGGCATGCTTAAAAAACTCAACATTCAGACCGAATTTGTCAAGGGTCTACGGGTTACAGATCAACAGACTGTTGAAGTGGTAGAAATGGTGCTCTCAGGCAAGGTCAACAAGGAGCTGGCGTCCAAACTTTCAAGCCACGGCATAAAGGCAGTAGGCATAAGCGGAAGGGACAGCAACATTGTCACAGCCAAAAAGAAATACCTTGAGGACGGCGACGAACTTATTGACATTGGCTTTGTGGGCGAGGTTACAGGCATAAACAAGGAGTTGCTAATTGACCTCATCAAGGCGGATTATCTGCCGGTGATATCGCCTGTAGGCTGCGATGAGACAGGGCAGATATACAATGTAAATGCGGATTATGTCGCGGGGGCCATAAGCTCTGTGCTGCAGGCCGAAAAGCTCATACTCCTTACGGATGTAAAGGGACTTTACAAGGATATACAGGACGAGTCGAGCTTTATATCGGAAATTTCAATACCGCGAATTGTAGAATACATCAAAAGCGGCGTGATAAAGGGCGGCATGATTCCAAAGATGGAGTGCTGCATGCAAAGCATAGAGGAGGGAACAAAGAACATTCACCTTGTCAACGGGAATGTCGAGCACAGTCTCTTGCTTGAGATATTTACAAAAGCCGGAATAGGAACAATGGTAAAAGGGGAGGAATAA
- a CDS encoding arginine repressor, producing MKLSRHSQILELIKNREIETQDELALELKTIGINVTQATVSRDIKELKLVKVLSPSGKYKYTYLEKDDKKSSDRLIRIAKETLMSMDFSENIICLRTVKGAAPIVAHAIDSLELGEIVGTVGGVDTVFVLVRDKKDMEHILDRFKKLL from the coding sequence TTGAAGCTATCCAGACATTCTCAGATTTTAGAACTTATCAAGAACCGTGAAATTGAAACTCAGGACGAATTAGCACTTGAACTCAAGACGATAGGTATAAATGTTACCCAGGCAACAGTATCGAGGGATATAAAGGAGCTTAAGCTTGTAAAGGTTCTGAGCCCAAGCGGTAAGTACAAATATACTTATCTTGAAAAGGATGACAAGAAATCTTCTGACAGGCTAATTAGAATTGCAAAAGAGACTCTAATGTCCATGGATTTTTCAGAAAATATTATATGTCTAAGGACTGTAAAAGGAGCGGCCCCAATAGTTGCGCATGCCATTGACAGCCTGGAGCTGGGCGAGATAGTCGGAACTGTAGGCGGAGTGGATACTGTATTTGTGCTTGTAAGAGACAAAAAGGACATGGAACATATACTTGATAGATTTAAAAAGCTGCTATAG
- the spo0A gene encoding sporulation transcription factor Spo0A, with protein MGIINSRVRIAIADDNKEFCQILIDYLSKQEEIEIIGVANDGMEAVELVMQKKPDLLLLDIIMPHLDGFGVIKKLKGSREDYEPKIVVISTVGQESIAQKALQLGAEYYMIKPFHSDMLCERILQIANDELKPQRQYLQHECLSALEENCAGSIEGEIAGILHDMGIPPHIKGYLYLSEAIRLVVYKVGLLGGITKELYPKVAITYSTTPSRVERAIRHAIEVSWNKRDSETVELFFGARAHIQRSKPTNSEFIATVAEKLRR; from the coding sequence ATGGGGATAATAAATAGCAGAGTAAGAATTGCAATAGCGGATGACAACAAAGAGTTTTGCCAGATATTGATTGACTATCTGTCAAAGCAGGAGGAAATTGAAATAATTGGTGTCGCAAATGACGGCATGGAGGCGGTTGAGCTGGTCATGCAAAAAAAACCCGACCTGCTCCTGCTTGACATAATAATGCCGCATCTCGACGGATTTGGAGTAATCAAAAAGCTAAAGGGTAGCCGCGAGGATTATGAGCCAAAGATAGTCGTAATATCAACCGTAGGGCAAGAAAGCATAGCTCAAAAAGCTTTGCAGCTCGGAGCCGAATATTATATGATAAAGCCTTTTCACTCGGACATGCTCTGCGAAAGAATACTGCAAATTGCAAACGATGAATTGAAGCCTCAGAGGCAATATCTTCAGCATGAGTGCCTGAGCGCTTTGGAAGAAAATTGCGCAGGCAGCATAGAAGGCGAAATTGCAGGCATACTTCATGACATGGGAATACCTCCTCACATCAAGGGATATTTATACCTGAGCGAAGCGATAAGACTAGTCGTATACAAGGTAGGGCTCCTGGGCGGCATAACAAAGGAGCTTTATCCCAAGGTAGCCATTACATACAGCACGACACCCAGCAGGGTCGAGCGTGCAATAAGACATGCAATAGAAGTTTCATGGAACAAGAGGGATTCGGAGACTGTAGAGCTGTTCTTTGGAGCCCGGGCACATATTCAAAGAAGCAAGCCTACAAACTCTGAGTTTATAGCCACGGTTGCAGAGAAGCTTAGGCGGTAA
- a CDS encoding copper transporter — MLINMKYYITTIGAIFIALGIGILIGFNLDGDIMISEQQLEMVNKLEEKISEVKAQNDTLTGTIASMEKQREDIDKYIEYSSGNVIKDRLAGKNIAVIQTTEDYFYPNTVAFLQKAGGSVPFELLLKDSLMKSLDLQAFNQEFGTTFKTSADIVNHLCKTIFEEKNMVFANALSQKGYVQINAGSMDLKNIDAVVMESGGTKEDKEKMQLFDGTVIEYLKGKNVSVVGVERTDVEFSHVPFFKESKISSVDNVNKILGEISLVMALDGKSGHFGEKETAEAILPQELN; from the coding sequence ATGCTTATAAACATGAAATACTATATAACAACAATAGGAGCTATTTTCATAGCCCTTGGTATAGGAATACTAATAGGATTCAATCTCGACGGAGACATAATGATAAGCGAGCAGCAGCTTGAGATGGTCAACAAGCTCGAGGAGAAGATATCAGAGGTAAAGGCTCAAAATGATACGCTCACAGGAACAATAGCGAGCATGGAAAAGCAGAGGGAAGACATAGACAAGTATATTGAATACAGCAGCGGCAATGTTATAAAGGACAGGCTGGCAGGTAAAAACATAGCGGTTATTCAGACTACAGAGGATTATTTTTATCCCAATACAGTAGCATTTTTGCAGAAGGCTGGAGGCAGCGTGCCTTTCGAGCTGCTGCTAAAGGACAGCCTTATGAAGAGCCTGGATTTGCAGGCATTTAATCAGGAGTTTGGAACTACATTCAAGACGAGTGCTGACATAGTGAACCACCTTTGCAAGACAATTTTCGAAGAAAAGAATATGGTGTTTGCCAACGCGCTCTCTCAAAAGGGATATGTTCAGATAAATGCCGGAAGCATGGACCTGAAAAATATTGATGCAGTAGTGATGGAATCAGGCGGAACCAAGGAAGACAAGGAAAAGATGCAGCTCTTTGACGGAACTGTAATCGAGTATCTTAAAGGCAAAAATGTCAGCGTGGTGGGCGTAGAAAGAACCGACGTGGAGTTTTCACACGTGCCTTTTTTCAAGGAGTCAAAAATATCCAGCGTTGACAATGTAAACAAGATACTGGGGGAAATTTCTCTTGTTATGGCTCTAGACGGCAAGAGCGGCCATTTCGGAGAGAAGGAAACGGCGGAGGCTATACTTCCGCAAGAGCTTAACTAG
- the argC gene encoding N-acetyl-gamma-glutamyl-phosphate reductase, with product MIKAGIMGATGYAGQQLAWLLLNHPEVEISFLSTNSYEDEAFSSIYKNYYGVADYTCVSTKTAFEMLGDIDVLFCSLPHGKSMDAVKAAYDKGIKVIDLSADYRIGSKDTYSEWYELEHSYPFLLEKAVYGLPELHRDSIKNARIIANPGCYPTSVILALAPLLKNGLIDKSSIIADSKSGVSGAGRSADISNIYTEVNESIKAYKLGSHRHTPEIEQELSKLGGENIVISFTPHLIPMNRGILSTCYATLNGSHEKSDIMKLYKDFYKDEFFVKVIDGVPETRWVKSSNFCHIGFSVDKRTGRIVVVSAIDNLMKGAASQAVQNMNIIFGIDEKTGINFAPTFP from the coding sequence ATGATAAAAGCAGGAATTATGGGCGCTACAGGTTACGCGGGACAGCAGCTTGCATGGCTGCTTCTGAACCATCCGGAGGTTGAAATAAGCTTCTTGTCTACAAACAGCTATGAAGACGAAGCTTTTTCAAGCATATACAAAAACTATTATGGCGTTGCTGATTACACATGCGTTTCCACAAAGACCGCATTTGAAATGCTCGGCGACATAGATGTCTTGTTCTGCTCGCTTCCGCACGGCAAGTCCATGGATGCGGTTAAGGCAGCATACGACAAGGGCATAAAGGTCATAGATCTGAGCGCAGACTACAGAATCGGCAGCAAGGACACCTACAGTGAATGGTATGAGCTTGAACACAGCTACCCCTTTCTGCTTGAAAAAGCAGTGTACGGCCTGCCGGAGCTGCACAGGGATTCAATAAAAAACGCCAGAATCATTGCAAATCCTGGCTGCTACCCGACTTCAGTCATACTTGCCCTGGCGCCTCTTCTTAAAAACGGCCTAATCGACAAGAGCAGCATAATAGCAGATTCAAAATCCGGGGTTTCAGGAGCCGGCAGGTCTGCTGACATATCCAATATCTACACAGAAGTAAATGAGTCCATAAAAGCCTACAAGCTCGGAAGCCACAGACACACTCCCGAGATCGAGCAGGAGCTCTCAAAGCTTGGCGGAGAGAATATAGTAATCAGCTTTACTCCGCACCTGATTCCAATGAACAGGGGCATACTCTCTACATGCTATGCAACACTTAACGGCAGCCATGAAAAATCAGACATAATGAAACTCTACAAGGATTTTTACAAGGACGAATTTTTTGTAAAGGTAATAGACGGTGTGCCTGAAACAAGATGGGTCAAATCCTCGAATTTCTGCCATATCGGTTTTTCAGTAGACAAAAGGACTGGCAGGATAGTTGTCGTATCAGCTATTGACAATCTTATGAAAGGCGCAGCCAGCCAGGCTGTTCAGAACATGAATATAATTTTTGGAATCGATGAAAAAACGGGCATAAATTTCGCCCCAACATTCCCATAG
- a CDS encoding aspartate aminotransferase family protein has product MGKTKFMSTYCRFDLTFETGKGAKLYDSNGKEYIDFVQGVAVNCLGHSHPALVEAIKTQSEKLIHISNLYWSQNQMDLAKRLCELSDHDQVFFSNSGAEAVETALKLAKKYGRISGGESKHKILYMSDSFHGRTIGALSVTGSSDNKYQKDFMPLMPGTLSVNFNDIEDLRAKFDKDVCAVIVEPVQGEGGLVPANAEFLSAIRSLCDENDAVLIFDEVQCGMGRMGTIFAYQSFGVIPDVICMAKGLGGGFPIGATLAVKKVGDAFSYGDHGCTFGGNPLACAVALAVLKELSEGKVAEIVNEKSAYLYGKLQELAKKHSAIVELRGKGLLAGMQLSCDTSQFVNGAIDNGLLLAKAGGNVIRLMPPLNVENKDIDDAIEIIGKVLSEMENE; this is encoded by the coding sequence ATGGGAAAGACTAAATTCATGAGCACATACTGCAGGTTCGATCTGACGTTTGAAACAGGCAAGGGTGCCAAGCTTTACGATTCGAACGGCAAGGAATATATAGACTTTGTTCAAGGAGTGGCAGTAAACTGCCTTGGGCACTCGCATCCTGCATTAGTCGAGGCAATAAAAACTCAGAGCGAGAAGCTAATACACATATCAAACCTCTATTGGAGCCAGAATCAGATGGATCTTGCAAAGAGGCTGTGCGAGCTGAGCGACCACGATCAGGTTTTCTTTTCAAACAGCGGAGCCGAGGCGGTTGAAACCGCCCTCAAGCTTGCCAAAAAATACGGCAGGATTTCAGGCGGTGAATCAAAGCACAAGATTCTCTACATGAGCGATTCATTCCACGGCAGGACGATAGGTGCCCTGTCGGTGACGGGAAGTTCCGACAACAAGTACCAGAAGGATTTCATGCCTCTTATGCCAGGCACACTCAGCGTAAACTTCAATGACATTGAAGACTTAAGGGCCAAGTTTGACAAGGACGTTTGCGCCGTCATAGTCGAACCTGTTCAGGGAGAAGGCGGACTTGTTCCTGCAAATGCAGAGTTCCTGAGCGCAATAAGAAGCCTGTGCGATGAAAATGACGCAGTCCTCATATTCGACGAGGTGCAGTGCGGCATGGGAAGAATGGGTACTATATTTGCATACCAGAGCTTCGGTGTGATTCCCGACGTTATATGCATGGCAAAGGGCCTTGGCGGAGGATTCCCCATAGGCGCAACGCTTGCCGTTAAAAAAGTCGGCGACGCGTTTAGCTACGGAGACCACGGCTGCACATTCGGCGGCAACCCCCTTGCATGCGCTGTTGCGCTTGCAGTGCTCAAGGAGCTGTCTGAAGGCAAAGTGGCTGAGATCGTAAATGAAAAGAGCGCGTATTTATACGGAAAGCTTCAGGAGCTTGCGAAAAAGCACAGCGCTATTGTTGAATTAAGGGGCAAGGGGCTTCTTGCAGGGATGCAGCTTTCCTGCGATACTTCGCAGTTTGTAAACGGGGCGATAGACAATGGGCTTTTGCTTGCCAAAGCCGGAGGAAACGTAATAAGGCTTATGCCTCCTCTTAATGTTGAAAACAAGGATATAGACGATGCAATTGAAATAATCGGGAAAGTGCTCTCGGAGATGGAAAACGAATAG
- the argF gene encoding ornithine carbamoyltransferase — protein sequence MQSLKGRSFLKLKDFSSEEIGYMLELSKKLKQKKKSGEKGSLLAGKNIVLLFEKTSTRTRCAFEVAAYDEGANVTFLSNSQFGKKESIEDSAKVLGRFYDGIQFRGFEQETVKMLADYSGVPVWNGLTDLAHPTQTLADFLTIMEHVDKPLSQVKLVYVGDARNNVCNSLMVGSAKMGMNFVALAPKELWPSPQLLEDMKPVCEETGASISVTESMDDIQGADAVYTDVWVSMGEEDMFEERIKQLLPYQVDMNMMKKIGTENAIFLHCLPAYHDLHTEVGLDVFEKFGLKEMEVTDEVFRAPMSKVFDQAENRLHTIKAVMVATLSEGK from the coding sequence ATGCAAAGTCTAAAAGGCAGAAGTTTTTTAAAATTAAAGGATTTTTCAAGTGAAGAAATAGGATACATGCTTGAGCTTTCAAAAAAGCTAAAGCAAAAGAAAAAATCAGGGGAAAAGGGCAGTCTGCTAGCAGGCAAAAATATAGTGCTTCTTTTTGAGAAAACATCAACAAGGACAAGATGTGCATTCGAGGTTGCAGCCTATGACGAGGGTGCAAATGTGACATTTCTATCCAACTCACAGTTTGGCAAGAAGGAGTCAATCGAGGATTCGGCAAAGGTGCTGGGAAGATTTTATGATGGCATACAGTTCAGAGGCTTTGAGCAGGAGACTGTAAAGATGCTTGCAGACTATTCGGGTGTGCCTGTGTGGAACGGCCTTACTGACCTGGCGCATCCAACGCAGACGCTTGCAGATTTTCTGACTATAATGGAGCATGTGGACAAGCCGCTTTCGCAGGTCAAGCTAGTATACGTAGGTGATGCCAGAAACAACGTGTGCAACTCTCTGATGGTTGGCAGCGCAAAGATGGGCATGAATTTTGTTGCGCTAGCTCCAAAGGAGCTGTGGCCTTCGCCGCAGCTGCTTGAAGACATGAAGCCTGTATGCGAAGAAACCGGAGCAAGCATAAGCGTTACAGAAAGCATGGACGACATACAAGGTGCAGACGCCGTATATACAGATGTTTGGGTTTCAATGGGAGAAGAGGACATGTTCGAAGAGAGGATAAAGCAGCTCCTTCCATACCAGGTGGACATGAACATGATGAAAAAAATAGGCACTGAAAACGCGATATTCCTTCACTGCCTGCCTGCGTACCACGACCTGCATACTGAAGTAGGCTTGGATGTGTTTGAGAAATTCGGGCTCAAGGAGATGGAAGTTACAGACGAGGTGTTCAGAGCTCCCATGTCCAAGGTTTTTGACCAGGCCGAGAACAGGCTGCACACGATAAAGGCTGTAATGGTCGCCACACTGTCGGAAGGTAAATAA
- the steA gene encoding putative cytokinetic ring protein SteA: MKMKAPIRIDRKTKNLAKRISPGEIAVINHRDIDEVAANSLVEKKIKAVINADLSISGKYPNKGPEILSEKGITIVDNVGVHIFEALKEEDTIEIDDDGSVYKEGELICQGEILDEARIKELLEIAYGNLSQELENFIDNTIEYAKKEKGFILGDIGMPRTSVDMEGRHALVVVRGQNYKDDLSAILSYIEEVKPVLIGVDGGADALLEFGYKPDIIVGDMDSVSDKSLQSSKEIIVHAYPDGRAPGLKRVEDIGLKPIVFPAIGTSEDIAMLLAYENGAELIVALGTHSNIIDFLEKGRKGMSSTFLVRMKIGSKLIDAKGVSLLYRSQLKIKYIWGLIIAALFPVFIVAYLSPPIQQVLRIMELKMKYLIDL; the protein is encoded by the coding sequence ATGAAGATGAAAGCTCCCATAAGAATTGACAGGAAGACAAAAAACCTGGCAAAGCGGATAAGCCCGGGAGAAATTGCAGTAATCAACCACAGGGATATTGACGAGGTGGCCGCAAATTCGCTCGTTGAAAAGAAGATAAAGGCCGTGATAAATGCCGACTTGTCAATAAGCGGCAAATATCCAAACAAGGGGCCCGAGATTCTCAGCGAAAAGGGCATAACAATAGTAGACAATGTCGGCGTCCATATTTTCGAGGCGCTAAAAGAAGAAGACACAATAGAAATAGACGATGACGGAAGCGTGTACAAGGAAGGCGAGCTAATATGCCAGGGAGAGATTCTTGACGAGGCGAGGATAAAGGAGCTGCTGGAGATAGCATACGGCAACCTTTCGCAGGAGCTTGAAAACTTCATTGACAACACCATAGAATATGCAAAAAAAGAAAAGGGCTTCATACTCGGCGACATAGGAATGCCCAGGACATCTGTAGACATGGAGGGAAGGCATGCGCTTGTCGTGGTGAGGGGCCAAAACTACAAGGACGACCTTAGCGCCATACTCTCATATATAGAAGAGGTAAAGCCGGTGCTCATAGGAGTTGACGGAGGTGCCGACGCACTGTTGGAGTTCGGGTACAAGCCGGACATAATAGTGGGCGACATGGACAGCGTCAGCGACAAGAGCCTGCAAAGCAGCAAGGAGATAATTGTCCATGCGTATCCCGACGGACGCGCGCCCGGTCTCAAAAGGGTCGAAGACATAGGCCTTAAGCCGATAGTGTTCCCGGCAATAGGAACAAGCGAGGACATAGCCATGCTGCTTGCATATGAGAACGGCGCGGAGCTTATTGTTGCGCTTGGCACGCATTCCAATATAATCGACTTTCTGGAAAAGGGGCGAAAAGGAATGTCAAGCACATTCCTTGTGCGCATGAAGATAGGCTCCAAGCTCATAGACGCAAAGGGAGTAAGCCTGCTCTACAGGAGCCAGCTCAAGATCAAGTATATCTGGGGGCTTATAATAGCCGCGCTTTTTCCTGTGTTCATTGTGGCGTACCTTTCGCCGCCCATACAGCAGGTGCTTAGGATAATGGAGCTCAAAATGAAATATTTGATAGACCTGTAG